A window of the Arachis duranensis cultivar V14167 chromosome 5, aradu.V14167.gnm2.J7QH, whole genome shotgun sequence genome harbors these coding sequences:
- the LOC107491010 gene encoding MADS-box protein AGL42-like isoform X2 gives MVRGKIEMKRIENATSRQVTFSKRRSGLLKKAHELSVLCDAQIALIIFSQSGRLFEYSSTSDMDQLLERYRQYVADDGRINNIGEFQQLEFDPPSLAKKIELLELSQRKLMGQGLSSCSFDELVGIENQLVSSLQNIRLKKAQLYREHIEQLQNKEKDLLLENAKLTEMCVQRKKSEEQWGKQRGATLSPSPSNQSSVLVETELFIGLPEWR, from the exons atggtgagaGGAAAGATTGAGATGAAACGGATAGAGAATGCAACAAGCCGTCAAGTAACGTTTTCAAAGAGGAGGAGTGGGCTTCTAAAGAAAGCACATGAGCTTTCTGTTCTTTGTGATGCACAAATTGCTCTTATAATCTTTTCACAAAGTGGGAGGCTCTTTGAATACTCAAGTACTTCAGA CATGGATCAACTTTTGGAACGCTACCGTCAATATGTAGCAGATGATGGTCGTATCAATAATATTGGAGAATTCCAG caattggaatttgatccCCCAAGCTTGGCTAAGAAGATTGAACTTCttgagctttctcaaag GAAGCTAATGGGACAGGGCCTGAGCTCTTGTTCATTTGATGAACTCGTTGGAATTGAGAATCAGCTTGTGTCAAGCTTGCAAAACATTAGGCTCAAAAAG GCTCAGCTTTATAGAGAGCATATTGAACAACTACAAAATAAG GAGAAGGATTTGCTCCTGGAGAATGCCAAATTAACTGAAATG TgtgtgcaaagaaaaaaatcagaAGAGCAATGGGGCAAACAGAGAGGCGCAACATTATCCCCTAGTCCAAGTAACCAAAGTTCTGTTCTTGTGGAGACTGAATTGTTCATTGGACTTCCTGAATGGCGCTAG
- the LOC107491010 gene encoding MADS-box protein AGL42-like isoform X1 has protein sequence MNRYSILKCEAFQKKKMVRGKIEMKRIENATSRQVTFSKRRSGLLKKAHELSVLCDAQIALIIFSQSGRLFEYSSTSDMDQLLERYRQYVADDGRINNIGEFQQLEFDPPSLAKKIELLELSQRKLMGQGLSSCSFDELVGIENQLVSSLQNIRLKKAQLYREHIEQLQNKEKDLLLENAKLTEMCVQRKKSEEQWGKQRGATLSPSPSNQSSVLVETELFIGLPEWR, from the exons ATGAACAGATACTCCATTTTAAAGTGTGAAGCTTTCCAA aagaagaagatggtgagaGGAAAGATTGAGATGAAACGGATAGAGAATGCAACAAGCCGTCAAGTAACGTTTTCAAAGAGGAGGAGTGGGCTTCTAAAGAAAGCACATGAGCTTTCTGTTCTTTGTGATGCACAAATTGCTCTTATAATCTTTTCACAAAGTGGGAGGCTCTTTGAATACTCAAGTACTTCAGA CATGGATCAACTTTTGGAACGCTACCGTCAATATGTAGCAGATGATGGTCGTATCAATAATATTGGAGAATTCCAG caattggaatttgatccCCCAAGCTTGGCTAAGAAGATTGAACTTCttgagctttctcaaag GAAGCTAATGGGACAGGGCCTGAGCTCTTGTTCATTTGATGAACTCGTTGGAATTGAGAATCAGCTTGTGTCAAGCTTGCAAAACATTAGGCTCAAAAAG GCTCAGCTTTATAGAGAGCATATTGAACAACTACAAAATAAG GAGAAGGATTTGCTCCTGGAGAATGCCAAATTAACTGAAATG TgtgtgcaaagaaaaaaatcagaAGAGCAATGGGGCAAACAGAGAGGCGCAACATTATCCCCTAGTCCAAGTAACCAAAGTTCTGTTCTTGTGGAGACTGAATTGTTCATTGGACTTCCTGAATGGCGCTAG